CTGGTCGCCCGAGGTGTGCCAGTCGGCGCCGTCCTGCAGGTTGCCGGTGTCCCCGGAACGAACCGCGTCGTCACGACCCACGCCGTAACCGCCGGCCGCCGTGGAGCCACCGACCGTGCCTGCGCCGACCTGGTTCGGCTGCCCGCCGAAGTCCGCAGAGCGGTTCTCGAAGCCGCCGGTCTCGCGGGACTGATCGTTCCAGTTCTGCTGTCCCGCAGTCTGGTCGGCGTCATAGCCAGGCTGCTGTGCGTCATGCTGCTGCGCCCAGCCCGCGGACGACTCGTCGGCGTACCCGCCCTGGTCGACCTGACCCGGGCTACGGTCGTTCTGGCCCCCGTGCTGTCCGTCCAAGCCACCCTCGTGCTGGTAACCCGGTTCGTTGCCGCGATCAAGGGTCCGGCCGTCGTCGTAGGAGTGACCGCCGAGGCCACCTTCGCGGTCGCCGTCGCGCAGCGTGCCCTCGTGGCCACGCGGACTGTTGCCCGCCAGGCCGTCGCCGAAGTGCGTGTCGGTCTGACCCTGCTCGTCGTAGCCACCGTGGTGAGCGTCGCCGGCGACATCGCCCATCGTGCTGGTCTGACCGATGCGGTCGGCGTCACGGTCGCCGAAGTGGTCACCGTCGTTGTCCCGGTCACGCAGGTCCATGCCCGAGTCACGGTCGTCGTGTCCGCCGGGGCGCGAACCGTCGAGACGGTTGCCGTCCTTGTCGGTCTTGACGTCGGGGTCGAGCAGGTCGGCCTGGCGCTGCTTCTCGTCGTAGTCGTCGCGCACGCTCTGCGCGTCGTTCACCTTGGCCGACGCAGCCTGCTCAGCCTTGCGCGCCTGCGCAGCGGCACGATCGGCCTGCTCGCGGCGCTGGCCTGCTTCACGCGCGGCGAGGTCGGCCTCGCGCTCGCGCTCCTTGAGCTGCATCTCCTGGGCGGCGGCGTTGTCGCGCAGCTGTGCTGCTTCCTCGCGCTGCCGTTCCTTCTTCTTCTTGCTGTTCATCATCGCGACGAGCGCGATGACGGCGAGCACCACCACCGCGGCGATGATGATCCAGAGGATCGGGTTGTCCATTACGACTCTCCTGCCTTCGTGAGATCGAATAGGTCCACCCCGGTAGGTGGTTCGGCAACCGAACGTACGCGCTAACGGGCGTCCGTTGGTCTGTCCCGCCTGATGATCGTTCGGACGGGAGTCGGTTCAGTCTCTCGTCGCCCAGAGTGCGACGGCGGACGCCGCCGCCACGTTGAGCGAGTCGACGCCGCCGGCCATCGGTATGCAGACGGTGCGAGTGCTCAGTGCCATCGTGCGGCGCGACAGTCCGTCACCTTCCGTGCCGACGACAAGACACAGCCGGTCGTGATCGGCTGCGGCGAGTTCGTCCAACGTTTGGGCCTCGTCGTCCAGCGCGAGCGCTGCGACGTACCAACCGGATTCGCGCATTTCCTCGATTGCGGACGGCCATGGCTCGATCCGCGTCCACGGCACCTGGAACACCGTGCCCATCGACACCCGCACAGCCCGTCGGTAGAGGGGGTCGGCGCACCGGGGCGTGATGAGGACGGCGTCCGCAGCCATCGCTGCGGCCGAGCGGAAGATCGCCCCGACGTTCGTGTGGTCGACGACGTCCTCGATCACCAGAATGCGCCGCGCGTCGGCGACCACGTGCTGCCACGCAGGCAACACCGGTCGATGCATCGAGGCCAGGGCTCCACGGTGCAGATGGAAACCGGTCATCGCCTCGATCACGGCGGGCTCCGCCACGAAGACCGGAGTGTCGTCTCGTTCGGCATCGGCCACGAGGTCTGCCAGATCGTCGAGCCAACGCTGCGCCATCAGGAACGAGCGCGGACGGTGGCCCGCGGCGAGCGCTCGACGGATGACCTTCTCGCTCTCGGCCAGATAGAGACCCTCGGCGGGTTCGAGGACGCGGCGCAGCGCGACGTCGGTCAGGCCGAAGTAGTCGCGGACCCTCGCGTCGGACGGGTCGTCGATCCGGATCACGGTCATCGCCGACTCAGTTCACCAGGAGGTTGACGATGGCAACGATGCCCACGACCACAATGAATCCTCGCAGGACGTTGGGTGGGAGCTTGCGACCGACCGAGCCGCCGATGAAGCCTCCGATCAGTGCGCCGGCCGCGATGAGTCCGGCGATCTTCCAGTCCACGTGTTCGCGGGAGACGAGGATGAAGGTGAGGGCGGCGACCGCGTTGACGATCGTGCCCAGGACGTTCTTGATCCCGTTGAGCTTCTGCAGCGGTTGTGCGAGCAGGACGCTCATCACTCCCATCAACAGAACCCCTTGTGCCGCACCGAAGTACCCGCCGTACACCCCGGCGACGAAGATCCCGACACCGAGCAGCACCCGCCGTCCGGGCGACTCGTGATCGGGGTGATTCTCGGCGGCCCATTTCTGGATGCGCGGACCGAAGATCACCAGCAGGACGCCGACCAGGATGAGCACTGGGACGATTGCGTCGAAGGCCTCGGCCGGCAACGCGATGAGCAGCAGAGCGCCGACGATCGCACCGAGGAATGACATCGGGGCCAGACGCTTGAGCTGGTCGGCGGTCGAGCGCACCTCGCGCCGGTAGCCCCAGGTGCCGCTGAGGCCCCCGGCCACAAGACCGATCGTGTTGGACACGTTGGCGGTGACCGCTGGTACGCCGAATGCGAGCAGCGTCGGGAACGTGACCAGGGTGCCCGAACCGACGATGGTGTTGATCGTTCCTGCAGCCATTCCGGCAAGCAGGATCAGCAGGGCTTCGGTCCAGGGCATTGCTGCAGATTAGCCAAGGGCTGTCGACGTCATCGGCGCAGTCTCAGGTTGCGCGTGCGCTCCAACGGTTACCGTTCGGACCTTCGTGCCGATCGAGCACGAGCGGCACCCCGAAAGCGTCCGAGAGGTTCTCGGCGGTCAATGTCGATTCGATGGGGCCGGCGGCAACCACGCGTCCTGCCCGCAGCATCAACACGTCGGTGAATCCCGGCGGGATCTCCTCGACGTGATGGGTCACCAGGACCATTGCGGGCGCATAGACGTCCTCGGCCAACTCACCCAGACGGCGGACGAGGTCCTCGCGGCCACCCAGGTCAAGACCCGCGGCGGGCTCGTCGAGCAACATGAGTTCCGGGTCAGCCATGAGGGCGCGCGCGATCTGGACGCGCTTGCGCTCCCCCTCGCTCAAGGTGCTGAAGCGGCGGTCGATCAGGTGGTCGGCACCGATGGTCGCCAGGAGTTCCTTCGCACGCTCATGGTCGAGTTCGTCGTACTGCTCGCGCCAGCGTCCGACCATTCCGTAGGACGCGGTGACGACGACGTCGCCGACCCGCTCCTCGCGTGGAATCCGGTCGGCGATCGCGGCCGAGGCCAGACCGATGCGGGGGCGCAGTTCGAAGACGTTCACCGCGCCGAGTACCTCTGACAGCACGCCGGCAACACCCGATGACGGGTGCATCCGCGCTGCGGCGATCTGCAGCAGGGTCGTCTTACCCGCACCGTTCGGGCCGAGCACCACCCAGCGCTCGCCCTCCTCCACCTCCCAGGTCACGTCGTCGAGCAACTTCTTGTCGCCTCGGACGACGGTCACTCCGGCGAACGCCAACACATCGCTCATGGCCCAAACCTATCCGGCAGGTGGAACATCTACGGTGGCCGGATGGGCACTCTCCCGGCATCGGTCCGACTGGCGCTGTGGGCGACGGCCGCTTGGAACGGTCAGGCGCTCGGCGCGTCGGTGATCGAGCGGTCCTTCCCCGACGTCGACGACGTGAGCGGCGACCTCGACCGATTGCAACTGTGGGGTGAACTCGGTGAGCGGGTGATGCTGTGTGCCCTGCCACATCCCGGTCACGCGCAGTCGATGCCTCGAGGTTCGACGAGTCTGATGGCCGAGACTTTGGACGCGGGTGAGTGCGCATACGTGCCGATGATCGGCGGCGCCCTGGTGCCGTTGATCGAACCGTATGGACCCGAACAGGATCTGGGCTGGCGGGCCGAACTTCGTGCCTTCGACTGCTCCCCCACGCCGACCCACCGCATCGAAATGCTGACCGGCTCGTCCATCGAACGACGGCTGCAGTCCGAAATCGCCTCTGCGACGGCGGAACTCGTGGACATCGACCTCGTCCCGTGGCAGCGATCGAGCGAACGGGACGAAGCTGCGGGGCATCTCTCGGGTGCCTTCGGTCTGCCTGCCGGGATGCCTGCACGGTTTGCCCGGACGATCTGGAGCGCGGCCACCGTGTCGACCGCAGCCGAGGCGGCGCTCGACCATGACCCGATCGTCGGTGCATCGGCACACAGCCAGCGGCACGAGGTGCTCCGGCGGCTGATGATCGAGTGCGACCAGGTCCTCGCGGACGCGACCAACCTCGCCGCCCTCACCATGGCCGGCGTAGTCCCCGACCGCTGACCCGAGCTGCTGGGACGGCGTGAACCGTCAGCCGAGTACCTGCGCTTGTCCTGAGCCGATCACGGTGGTCGAGTAGTGAGGGAGCTCCAGCGACCGAGCGCGATCGAGACCCGTTACCGTCTTGGTGAGCCTTGAAGCAAGGCTCCTGGTCGCCGGCCCCGGCATGACTGACTGCCCCTGTCGTTTGCATGATCCGGGGGGTGTTGTCACCGGGTGCTGGTGGCGCTGGTGGACCGCTGATAGGGACCGGGCCGCCCGAACGCCTGGGTAGGTCTCTTCGTAACGTGGATGTCGGCTTCCTGCGCCTGATCTGGTGACCAGCCGCTCGGACGCACGAGGAGGGACCATGTCTCGACCTGACTACGCGGTGTACATCGGGCTCGATGTCGGCAAACAGACGCACCACGCCTGCGCGCTGAACGTCGATGGCACACGGCTGCACGACAAACCGTTGCCCCAAGACGAGTCGTCGCTGCGTGGCCTGCTGACCAAACTCGGCACGCACGGTCGCCTGCTGGTGGTGGTCGATCAACCCGCAACGATCGGCGCGCTGCCGGTCGCGGTTGCTCGTGCCATGGGCGTGGACGTCGCCTACCTTCCCGGGCTGGCGATGCGCCGTATCGCCGACCTGCACCCCGGCAACGCCAAGACCGACGCAAGGGACGCGTACGTCATCGCCGAAGCCGCCCGGTCGATGCCGCACGCCCTGCGACGGGTCGACGTCGGCGACGACACCCTGGCCGACCTGGAAGTCATCGTCGGCTTCGATGACGACCTGGCCGGACAGGTCACCGCACAAGCAAACCGGATCAGAGGCCTTCTGACACAAGTGAACCCAGCCCTCGAACGTGTCCTCGGCCCACGCATCCAACACCCAGCAGTCCTCGAACTCCTGACCCGCTTCGGTGGCCCGACCGGCCTGCGCGCGGCCGGCCGGCGACGGTTGCTCGCCGTCGCCAAACCCCGCGCGCCCCGCTCCTACCAACGCCTCGTCGACGACATCCAGACAGCGCTCACCGAGCAGACCGTCACCGTCCCTGGCACCCGCGCCGCCGAGCTCGTCCTGCCCAAACTCGCGACCGGACTGGCTCGCCTGCTGCACGACCGCGCCGATCTGGGAACCCAACTGGAGGACATGCTCGATGCCCACCCTCTTGCCGCGGTCCTGACCTCGATGCCCGGCATCGGCGTCAGGACCGGCGCACGGATCCTGCTCGAAGTCGGCGACGGCTCGAGCTTCCCCACCTCCGGCCACCTCGCCGCGTACGCCGGCCTCGCACCCGTCACCCGCCGATCCGGCACCTCGATCCGCGGTGAGCACCCCGCCCGAGGCGGCAACAAGCACCTCAAACGAGCGATGTTCCTCGCCGCGTTCGCCGCACTGCACGACCCGACCTCGCGGGCCTACTACGACCGCAAACGCGGCCAAGGCAAGAAGCACAACGCCGCCCTCATCTGCCTCGCCCGACGACGCTGCGACGTGATGTACGCGATGCTTCGCGACGGAACCCTCTACCAACAGAAAACCCCCGCCGCTTGACGAAGACCATAGGGACACCCCCCCGACGAGACAGGCCCACGCCCGCTGACTCAACCACCCCAACCCCTCGACGAAACCTGACCACGCCCCGCTGGTTGAGCCCGACGGATGAGGAACGAATCCGTCGGTGCCGAAACCACCCCAACCCCTCGACACAAACCGGACCACTCCCGCTGGTTGAGCCCGACGGATGAGGAACGAGTCCGTCGGTGCCGAAACCACGCCGAACCCTCGACGCAAACCGGCTCTTCACAATTCGGGGTGTAGGTGTGGTCTGAATCCG
This is a stretch of genomic DNA from Yimella lutea. It encodes these proteins:
- a CDS encoding TrmH family RNA methyltransferase, which codes for MTVIRIDDPSDARVRDYFGLTDVALRRVLEPAEGLYLAESEKVIRRALAAGHRPRSFLMAQRWLDDLADLVADAERDDTPVFVAEPAVIEAMTGFHLHRGALASMHRPVLPAWQHVVADARRILVIEDVVDHTNVGAIFRSAAAMAADAVLITPRCADPLYRRAVRVSMGTVFQVPWTRIEPWPSAIEEMRESGWYVAALALDDEAQTLDELAAADHDRLCLVVGTEGDGLSRRTMALSTRTVCIPMAGGVDSLNVAAASAVALWATRD
- a CDS encoding sulfite exporter TauE/SafE family protein, whose translation is MPWTEALLILLAGMAAGTINTIVGSGTLVTFPTLLAFGVPAVTANVSNTIGLVAGGLSGTWGYRREVRSTADQLKRLAPMSFLGAIVGALLLIALPAEAFDAIVPVLILVGVLLVIFGPRIQKWAAENHPDHESPGRRVLLGVGIFVAGVYGGYFGAAQGVLLMGVMSVLLAQPLQKLNGIKNVLGTIVNAVAALTFILVSREHVDWKIAGLIAAGALIGGFIGGSVGRKLPPNVLRGFIVVVGIVAIVNLLVN
- a CDS encoding ABC transporter ATP-binding protein, with translation MSDVLAFAGVTVVRGDKKLLDDVTWEVEEGERWVVLGPNGAGKTTLLQIAAARMHPSSGVAGVLSEVLGAVNVFELRPRIGLASAAIADRIPREERVGDVVVTASYGMVGRWREQYDELDHERAKELLATIGADHLIDRRFSTLSEGERKRVQIARALMADPELMLLDEPAAGLDLGGREDLVRRLGELAEDVYAPAMVLVTHHVEEIPPGFTDVLMLRAGRVVAAGPIESTLTAENLSDAFGVPLVLDRHEGPNGNRWSARAT
- a CDS encoding IS110 family transposase, with the protein product MSRPDYAVYIGLDVGKQTHHACALNVDGTRLHDKPLPQDESSLRGLLTKLGTHGRLLVVVDQPATIGALPVAVARAMGVDVAYLPGLAMRRIADLHPGNAKTDARDAYVIAEAARSMPHALRRVDVGDDTLADLEVIVGFDDDLAGQVTAQANRIRGLLTQVNPALERVLGPRIQHPAVLELLTRFGGPTGLRAAGRRRLLAVAKPRAPRSYQRLVDDIQTALTEQTVTVPGTRAAELVLPKLATGLARLLHDRADLGTQLEDMLDAHPLAAVLTSMPGIGVRTGARILLEVGDGSSFPTSGHLAAYAGLAPVTRRSGTSIRGEHPARGGNKHLKRAMFLAAFAALHDPTSRAYYDRKRGQGKKHNAALICLARRRCDVMYAMLRDGTLYQQKTPAA